One Phocoena phocoena chromosome 5, mPhoPho1.1, whole genome shotgun sequence genomic window, TTCTTGCATCAATAATTGCATCACTGAACTTCTCAAATATCAAACTAAGAAACCAACGAGCTAGAAAAATGGAACTTCTGGTCTCTTCTCCCTACAGCATAAAACGgtgaaattcaataaaattaaataatgcactttactaacaaaaataaactctgaatAAGACAACGGCATTTGACAAAACTAAAAATCTCTACAGAACTCTGCCGCATCAGTGGTGGTAGTTCCCTTTACTTTCAAGTCATTTAACCCGCAGCCTCTTTCCATAGGACCATTACAGAAATTCATACTAATGTTAAAAAACCCGGAATGCTGTTTTTTTAACTAAActatttcaaaaagcaaaaaagatgggaaacaaccagtttttttaaacaggagcagtgaaataagtcagagaacaacaaatactgtacgatctcacttatatgtggaatctgaaaacacaaaacagaactcacagatgcagagaacagatgggtggttgcggagttggggggagggggtggtaggtgaaggtggtcaaaaggtacaaacttccagttataagtccCGGGGAGGCAATGACGTATAGGAtgctggtttttgttgttgttgttttgttttgtttttttaatttttattttatttatttatttttggctgtgttggatcttcgttgctgcacacgcgctttctctagttgcggcaagcgggggctactcttcgtttaggtgtgcaggcttctcatggcggtggcttctcttgttgcagagcacgggctctaggagcacaggcttcggtagttgtggctcgcgggctctagagtgcaggctcagtagttgtggcgcacgggcttagttgctccgcggcatgtgggatcttcccggaccagggctcgaacccgcgtcccctgcattggcaggcggattcttaaccactgcaccaccagggaagcccctgttgttgttttttaataaagaaaaagtggGGACGGGGGGCACACTTCCAAACTATTGCCTATTTTAATAAAACTACTTCTGGTTAATTTTCTTATCCAAAGAAATGATGCTATCAGAGGTAGGGGCtctaatacacaaaaatcagtaaCATTTAGTCTGGGGAAGTGTCATTAGTCAAGGAACCTGCTTACCTTTCACTTTCATCAAAACACCCCACCTCCGGTATTGTGGGCAACTCAGGAACACTGTAGTAGCTATTGTGGAGGTTCTGGGCTGTGCGCCTTGAAACAATCCAAACCAACTTCTTAAGGTCTGGTTTGCAACATTCAGGAGAAGAATATTCAGCTAGGCATTTAGAAACTAACTCCCTCCAGTAAACAAACTCGGAGTCAttaacctgaaaaaaatatttaaatgaagagGTTATGACAGCGGTTCCCAAACCTTGCCGCACCTTGGAATCACCTGCAATCCTTAAAAAACACCTGGCTCCCACCCTCAGATACTCTTATTTAATTGATATAAGGTGTCATCTGGGCGTCGAgggtttttaaagctccccaggtgattctaatgtgcggTCAAAGTTTGGTAACCACCGCTTTAGGGGAGGAGCACCACAGGTATAAATCGTTTACATAGGATTCAATACAGAGAATACTCCGCCTGTCTTAAGAAAGCACACTCACCTAAAAACACTAGGTCTGTTAATAAATCAGTTATCAAGTATATACTTTGACAGTCGCAATGCAAAGGAATTTAACATAACTTATGTTTCTGTAACATAGCATGACTTGGATTGCTAAAATACGCATTTACATTAAGACACCAGATATATGCAAATGGAGAAGTTGGCAGTGTGAGAGAAGAGGAATTCCCCCAGAAGGGCACAGTTCCTCCACCACTGGGGAGTGCCCTAATTTATTTCATGGAATCAATTTTCACCGAAGATGTTTCCAAATGACATTATTATAAAAGGTTTAGATTCAAACTAGTAAATTCGTGATTAAAACAAAAGCTGGAAGTTACGTATTAAAACAAAATGCTTCACGTTGCATGTACTTGACCACAAAACAGATGATGATTTTATATCATCTTGGCCTCCATTTCCACCTAATCCAGTCACATCTTAATCCCCCTGGTAGCCTGGCTTCTACCACTCTCTTATTCTCCTGACATCACCTCCTACATCCCCTACGTGGGGAAACTGCCAACACTGAAAACCCAGAGTTTTAATCAACCGCTAAGCAAAGGACTCCCCAAAATTTCTTACGGTTTCAACTATTATTTCCTCATGGGAAATTGCTAATCTCAATCTCCAACTATAATTTATCCGGAGTTTTTAGTCCAGACTGCCAAGTACCTGCTAGACATCTACCTATCTGAAAGGTATACAAGTACCTAAAATCATACTTCTTTGATCACAGTTAACTTCTCTCCAATTTCCCTCAATGGTACCAATATTCTCTCCACCATTAGGTCCAAATCTTGGTCATTCGTGACTCTTTGCCTCATTTCCATGCTTGGCCTCTAAAAACCACTGAGTTGGGTGTACTACTTCCTGCTTGTGACTATCACCTAGATATTCTATCTAAAAACCGACCCTAAAATGATTCCCAAACCCTTCTAGTCCACCAGCTTCCTAGCCGTAAGCCTTTGCTGCCCAAACTTCCACTGTCTAAGACTGTTTTGGTACAACCAGGTTCCAAGTCATTGTGCCTCTCACGGTCTACCCTACTTCTGTGCTAACCAAATCCCGAACTATTGCCTATGTTCAGACACAGACCCTACAGGACTGCGACACAGAACAGTAAATGACAGAACACCCTGCTTCGTGTTCAGTTCCATACTTCTCCAACTAGACTATCAGTGTAAGAAAAAGGACTGTGCTTATGTTTGGTTTACACCTCTTTATGATTGAAAAAACTTATCAGGCTAGCCTGACAAaggagtttaaaagaaaaacatagccagggcttccctggtggtgcagtggttgacagtccgcctgctgatactggggacacgggttcatgccccggtccgggaagatcccacatgccatggagcggctaggcccgtgagccatggccactgagcctgtgcatccggagcctgtgctttgcaacaggagaggccacaacagtgagaggcccgtttaccgcaaaaaaaaaaaaaaaaaaaaaaaaaacatagctgATGTTATCTTGGTAATGCTACTAAAGGGACGATGACTCAGTCCTACAGATGTAATGGGATGCCATTCGTGCATTTACTAACTCTACTTCCTAATAtgcgttttattttttaataaatttattttttatttttggctgtgttgggtcttcattgctacacacaggctttctttagctgtggcgagtgggggctactcttcgttgcagagcacgggcttctcattgtggtggcttctcttgttgcggagcacgggctcagcagttgcggctcgtgggctctagagcgcaggctcagcagtgtggagcatgagcttagttgctctgcggcatgtgggatgctcctggactagggctcgaacccgtgtcccctgcattggcaggtggattcctaaccactgcgccaccagggaagcccttaatacgCATTTTAGAACAACGTGCATGGGGCAATGTAGACCGCTGTATTACCAACTGGCAAGAAGACTACAGAAGGGATGTCTAAACGCAGAAAGAAGCTAGCCTAAGTGACCGGGTTCCCTTCCAGCTTAATACTGTCTGGGTTGAAGCTGCATTTGTAGAACATCAACACTTAAGATACAAGAATAAATGAGTAACAGTTAAGAGCCCCATAAGGTGTTACTTAATGATTAAGTCActacagaaaagataaaataagacaCTAGGAAAAAACTTGCTTTAAAGAATAAGTTCTGAAGATATTTACCTTGGAATGTTTTTTAACAAGCAGGAGAATTTCCAATAATTCAATGGACTTCAAAGTTTCTACTTCCAAATTGAGAAGGCACAAAGCTAATACAGATggctacaagaaaaaaaagaaaaataatttttttaattcaaaatggaaACTGCGGGGGGAAaaacagaaactgtgaaatatatataagaaagaaattgacttacttttgcttttgaaaagatAAGTCGGCAGCAGCAAGCTTTCAGCTGAGCTTCCAGTTTATCAAGGCTCAGTATTTCTTTCCTatacaatgaaaagaaagaacaaaatatttatttattaaacttctAAAGATTTAAACAATTCTAAGGACTTATTAAAAGTCCAAGCTGAAAGTTTGGAGCAGGTAAAAACAAATTTCACTAGAGTTCTAATTCTTTACTGTTACTTATAGCAATGCTCAAGtagaaaatcttaatttttaatccCGCCTACCTTTCTGAAGTATGACAAAGTACTATAGTATGGTATAAGTGCAAAAAGTTTAAGGCAGTAGTAGCTTCCAATTCATAGTGCaatttttctgaaatgattttttccATCCGTTTTATGTCAGAAGCAGTACATTTACATTGGCTAATCCGGATTACATCAAGAGTAGATGGAATATTGCATTCTTCTTCAACTATTCTAGCAGCCAGCAAAAAACAACAGACTCCAATGCAGGACAAATGTTTAGGTTTCAcctgaaaaacaaagaacaaaacatttcttCCAACAATTGTCACTTTAACTTAGCAAagcacacacttaaaaaaaagaatattgtaatGAGCCCCTATTCTTAAGACAGAACACAATCAAGCTGCTTCCCCGCACTTACCCTTACACACAGTTATACTTAATCGTTTTTACATTTTAAGCTCTCTTAACctccctttaaaaaacaaaaaagacattttcagcatttaaattacttaatttaaatgcaggtaaaaatttttaatgcaagTTCAAAAGCTAGGTTTCTCACAGTTATACATTATATTTCAAACTTATGAAATTCATAATAGTACAACCTCCCCCACAATAAATTAAGCCTTCCAACACCAAGAAAATACACTTCtttggatataaaaataatacattcatCTTTGTGTCTTCTTATCTATTTAAGAATCATCCCATGCTTCACTGCAAATTTCCCCAAGAGAGATATTGCATCAGATGTGCAGAGTAGAGCATATGTACAAGCTGCCATGGACAGATGGCTTCCCTTTTCAGTGCCCTGAAAACTGACCCAGCAGCTGACAGCAATCCTACTGGCAGAAGTATCACCACATTTAACAGTTACtggtaattgttttttttttaatttattttttattgaagtatagctgaattacaatgttaattactgctgtacagcaaagtgattcagttatacctatatatacacattctttttcatattcttttccattatggtttaccacaggatattgaatatagttccctgtgccatacagtaggaccttgctgtttatccattctctatatactagtttgcatctgccaatcccaaactcccactcctaccctctcccactcccctccccctggcaaccaccagtctactctctatgtccctgattctgtttctgtttcactgataggttcatttgtgtcgtattttggattccacataaaagtgctATCATATGACTTGCTGGTAATTGTTAATAAGGCTGTGGCTCCCTGCTTGGAAAAGATTTCTCATAGTGAAGGCAATAGGTCCCCTTTAACATACTGCTATACTTCCATTTGCCATGTTTCAAGTGTTTAAAAACACCTAGGCtcaacagaaacaaaacagaagatgaaaatatgaaaacCTTATTTTGAGAGCTATGTATATAGAAACACCTAAAAAAACAGTAGTCttcattttttcacatctttaaagAGAAGGTATGTAAGAGGTACAGGAAAACCTAACTTAAGATACAATAATACGCTTACTTTTGTAGCCTCTTAATCCGGACTAAAGATCACAattccaaatattaaaaatgtttatgtacaGTGACATAATTACATTCATTtgccaaatatttactgaaaccTTGTATTCTAGGTATCGTGCTAGGCACTGggtataaaaaaatgaagttttatttataaaaacgaTGAAATACCTTCATAAGAGCCAAGAATCTGTCCAAAATATTGACAGCCAGGACAAAAGTTTCAGTGCAAGATCCAAAAAAGTTGGTTAAACTCCTTAAATCTTCTACTTTGGCATTTCTCAATCTTGGACACAAAGTGTTATCATTCTGCAACAAAAACCAAGAGCCAAAGTTTATGACTGTCTTAGAACTACAATGGACAATACACACAGATTCAAATAAGGTAAATTTTTCCCCTGCATCTTCAAGAATACAAAGCACTACAATTTTTCAGATACAAAATGTGTATAcaacactgctttttaaaaatatacatcataAAAGACATTCAGCAATTCAATATAAAGCAAACTGTTGCCACACTTCCAGAGGATAAGAGCAAACATAATTCAATTCCCTTGTAATGGACATGTAGAAGGTTCCttgcttgttttctttaaaaaaaaaaaaaatcacttaagagCCTACTATACAGAAGTATTGCACAGGCAGAGGGTATTTCCACAAATGACCTGCTCAATTCCCAGGGAGTCTCCCACTCTGAAGCTGCAGGCTGGGGGGGTGCCACATTTGAAGCCACACTTCCCTAGATTTAGTATCACTCTCATTCTTGCTAAGAAACAAAAGCATGACCCTGTATTAAGATTTATCTTAGTACTCTAGGACGACCACTTGTGGTCTTAAGAAACTTTGCAGCCTTTAGTCTAGattcaactagaaaaaaaaaaaaattaaagttatctGCCCAAGCCCTGTCAGCGACTAGAGCAAGTTATCTTTCCTGGGACTTACCTCCGGGGTAGCCTCGATCAAGCTCAGCCCTTTTTCTCGAGGTTGGAATCTCTGTTCCTGTTCTAGGTAGAGGTTCAACAATCCGAAGAGCTGAACCCCTTCACGACCGGCCAAGTACTCTGCCCCCAAATCCTTCATCTGTAGCAAAGACACCACACACAGTTAGAATGTATCCTGGagttgggcggggtgggggtgggggggaacacaAAAGAGCTGGGGCCAATACCTCCAGCGAGGGGCGCCCCAGCACACCCCAGAGAAAAGCGGGTGAGGGCACCAGTCACGTCCAGCCGAACCCCGGAGCAATCCTCCCCCACCGCCAGGGAggtgtggcagggggaggggccgtGGTCACGTCCGCCGGCTAGCGCTGGGTCAGACCGGCCAGCCCCGGTCTACCAGCCGTTTCACAAACAGGAAACTGTCCTCTGGCGGCGGTGTCCGGACGGTCCTCTCCACCTGAAGTCGCGGGCGGAGGGGTTTCTGCCCAGTGGAACGCACTGGGGACTCCGAGGGCAGCGGGTCCGGGAGGTAGGGGCTTTGCACAACGTGGGGGGAGGGAAAGTCTCGCGACTGAACAAAGAACCGGAGGGAGGAGACTCCcgagccccgcccctcccgcggAGCCCATTTCCAGAAGCCCCTCTCGCTGGAGTCCAGCCCCAAAGCCTTCCCCATCCGCTTCGGCAGCGCCTCCTCTGAACAAA contains:
- the CCNG2 gene encoding cyclin-G2; the protein is MKDLGAEYLAGREGVQLFGLLNLYLEQEQRFQPREKGLSLIEATPENDNTLCPRLRNAKVEDLRSLTNFFGSCTETFVLAVNILDRFLALMKVKPKHLSCIGVCCFLLAARIVEEECNIPSTLDVIRISQCKCTASDIKRMEKIISEKLHYELEATTALNFLHLYHTIVLCHTSERKEILSLDKLEAQLKACCCRLIFSKAKPSVLALCLLNLEVETLKSIELLEILLLVKKHSKVNDSEFVYWRELVSKCLAEYSSPECCKPDLKKLVWIVSRRTAQNLHNSYYSVPELPTIPEVGCFDESESEDSCEDMSCGEESLSSSPHSGQECTFFFSFKVAQTLCFPS